In a single window of the Gossypium hirsutum isolate 1008001.06 chromosome D02, Gossypium_hirsutum_v2.1, whole genome shotgun sequence genome:
- the LOC107940745 gene encoding uncharacterized protein: MDLNKNVQFSHVSELSKNEKFGDTTLCLNFLGHGGSNKARFGTTQNDLHADLSNAPDDGCVLVLGLGPTPSVYLDNDYIVGLNKNKSTVALSTQGLLLEDDSILKLGLSGGTKGSMSLLECPLSTETDVSMPHQVLAEDCRLSIPVVDEGSTSAKKSGAYMPALLFALKMDSGKGLVHAQELFQFGDKSLRYQFHQSCEPSSQSDFSVDTLSEQTTTITSSDNRASNSKKCRFVGCSKGARGATGLCIGHGGGQRCQKPGCNKGAESRTAYCKAHGGGRRCQHLGCTKSADGKTDFCIAHGGGRRCGFPRGCTKAARGKTGLCIRHGGGKRCKVEGCTRSAEGQAGLCISHGGGHRCQFQGCTKGAQGSTMFCKAHGGGKRCIFAGCTKGAEGSTPLCKGHGGGKRCLYNGGGICPKSVHGGTNFCVAHGGGKRCAVPGCTKSARGRTDCCVKHGGGKRCKVENCGKSAQGSTDFCKAHGGGKRCSWRESKCEKFARGRSGLCAAHSNMVQERQANMGGLIAPEVFHGLVAATSTRISWDNNQSSSGTSVISDGIDFLDKPAKRQQLIPPQVLVPLSMKSSSSYSSFLSAEKQEERRNEDRMDIGGGVNNKSFDFIIPEGRVHGGGLMSLLGGNLKNPFDGV; this comes from the coding sequence ATGGATTTGAATAAGAATGTACAGTTTTCTCATGTATCTGAACtctcaaaaaatgaaaaatttggtgatACCACCCTATGCCTGAACTTTCTTGGTCACGGAGGAAGCAATAAGGCCAGATTTGGAACTACTCAAAACGATCTACATGCTGATCTTTCTAATGCACCTGATGATGGCTGCGTGTTGGTTTTGGGGTTGGGCCCGACTCCAAGTGTATACTTGGATAATGATTACATTGTTGGTCTTAATAAGAATAAATCAACAGTTGCTTTATCCACCCAGGGTTTGTTACTTGAGGATGACTCAATCCTAAAACTTGGCCTTTCTGGTGGGACTAAGGGAAGTATGAGCCTGTTGGAATGCCCTCTGTCAACAGAAACTGATGTTAGTATGCCTCACCAGGTTCTTGCAGAGGATTGTAGACTTTCAATTCCTGTTGTTGATGAGGGTTCTACTTCGGCCAAGAAATCTGGTGCTTATATGCCAGCACTCCTTTTTGCTTTGAAAATGGATAGTGGCAAAGGTTTGGTTCATGCACAAGAACTTTTTCAGTTTGGGGATAAATCACTTCGTTATCAATTTCATCAAAGTTGTGAGCCCTCTTCTCAGAGTGACTTCTCAGTAGACACGCTCTCTGAGCAAACCACCACTATAACATCCTCAGATAATCGAGCAAGCAATTCGAAGAAATGTAGGTTTGTTGGCTGTTCAAAAGGAGCAAGAGGGGCTACTGGTCTTTGTATTGGTCATGGGGGCGGACAAAGATGCCAAAAACCAGGGTGTAACAAAGGTGCCGAGAGCCGCACCGCCTACTGTAAGGCTCATGGTGGAGGGAGGAGGTGCCAACACTTGGGCTGCACTAAAAGTGCTGATGGGAAGACAGATTTTTGCATAGCACATGGTGGAGGCAGACGATGTGGGTTTCCTAGGGGGTGCACAAAGGCTGCACGAGGTAAAACAGGGCTTTGCATCAGACATGGTGGGGGAAAGAGGTGTAAAGTGGAAGGTTGCACGCGCAGTGCAGAAGGACAAGCTGGTTTGTGCATCTCTCATGGTGGTGGACATCGTTGCCAGTTCCAGGGATGTACTAAGGGTGCTCAGGGAAGTACTATGTTTTGCAAGGCTCATGGTGGTGGAAAACGTTGTATATTTGCAGGGTGTACCAAAGGTGCTGAAGGGAGCACACCATTATGCAAAGGACACGGTGGGGGCAAACGTTGCCTCTACAATGGAGGTGGCATTTGTCCCAAGAGTGTGCATGGAGGCACCAACTTTTGTGTTGCGCATGGTGGTGGGAAGAGGTGTGCTGTGCCAGGCTGTACAAAGAGTGCACGAGGTCGTACTGATTGTTGTGTCAAACATGGTGGTGGAAAGCGATGCAAGGTTGAGAATTGTGGCAAGAGTGCCCAAGGAAGCACAGACTTCTGCAAGGCACATGGCGGAGGTAAAAGATGCTCCTGGCGGGAGAGCAAATGTGAGAAATTTGCAAGGGGCCGTAGTGGGCTATGTGCTGCTCATAGCAATATGGTACAAGAGCGACAGGCGAACATGGGAGGGCTTATCGCACCCGAAGTCTTCCATGGGCTTGTAGCAGCAACATCCACAAGAATCAGTTGGGACAACAATCAGTCATCCTCCGGCACTAGTGTTATTTCTGATGGTATTGATTTCCTCGACAAACCAGCGAAAAGGCAACAACTGATACCACCTCAGGTATTGGTTCCTTTATCTATGAAATCCTCATCCTCTTACTCAAGTTTCTTGAGTGCTGAGAAGCAAGAGGAACGAAGAAATGAGGACCGGATGGACATCGGTGGCGGTGTCAACAACAAGAGCTTTGACTTCATAATTCCGGAGGGTAGGGTCCATGGTGGTGGTCTCATGTCCTTGCTTGGTGGAAATCTAAAGAACCCCTTTGATGGAGTTTGA